A genome region from Corvus hawaiiensis isolate bCorHaw1 chromosome 4, bCorHaw1.pri.cur, whole genome shotgun sequence includes the following:
- the ASCL4 gene encoding achaete-scute homolog 4, whose product MDSTKDDNKLLKRIAFPGAVSLANSHMHLHGVPRREPFGVPFHLDPSYWEQAYSGHTGCISYIPFPGYMGIYDCSFEPAFIRKRNERERQRVRCVNEGYTRLREHLPKEFADRRLSKVETLRAAISYIKHLQSLLDCHPLGSASKETLSAQERPGTPSAASPQECNSDGESKSSSASSPYSEFEETGS is encoded by the coding sequence ATGGACAGCACCAAAGATGATAATAAACTATTGAAGAGGATTGCATTTCCAGGAGCTGTGTCCCTGGCTAACAGTCACATGCACCTCCACGGGGTACCCCGGAGAGAGCCCTTTGGGGTTCCCTTCCATCTGGACCCATCTTACTGGGAGCAAGCCTATAGTGGGCACACAGGTTGCATCTCCTACATCCCATTCCCTGGCTACATGGGCATCTATGACTGCTCCTTCGAGCCTGCCTTCATTCGGAAGAGGAACgagagggagaggcagagggtgCGCTGTGTGAACGAAGGCTACACGCGCCTGAGGGAGCACCTGCCCAAGGAATTTGCTGACAGGCGCCTCAGCAAAGTGGAGACCCTGAGAGCTGCAATAAGCTACATCAAACACCTGCAGAGCTTGCTGGACTGCCATCCCTTAGGCTCTGCCAGTAAAGAAACGCTCTCTGCCCAGGAGCGCCCGGGAACTCCCAGTGCGGCTTCCCCGCAGGAGTGCAACAGTGATGGAGAGTCTAAATCTTCTTCGGCGTCATCCCCCTACAGCGAGTTTGAGGAGACGGGCAGCTAG